In Sphingobium sp. B2D3C, a genomic segment contains:
- a CDS encoding DUF4402 domain-containing protein: MFVNLKSIATIALLGSIPAASYAQSSASVSTTGTARIVQPISIAKTSDLAFGTIVKPSVAGTNTVTVDASTGNRSLSGSGDAVAAGGTTSRAAYTVSGEGGQTFSISVPASFSMTGTPGGTITVTLTPSAATGTLSSSIGTAGTATFGVGGSFSLPNTQASGNYSGTFTATVAYN, from the coding sequence ATGTTCGTGAACTTGAAGTCTATCGCGACAATTGCGCTTCTGGGTTCCATCCCGGCGGCAAGCTACGCTCAATCCTCAGCATCTGTGTCGACCACGGGTACAGCCCGGATCGTTCAGCCGATCTCGATCGCAAAAACCAGCGACCTTGCGTTCGGCACTATCGTGAAACCCTCGGTAGCAGGGACCAACACGGTCACTGTCGATGCCTCGACGGGCAATCGCAGCCTGTCTGGTTCCGGCGATGCCGTTGCCGCTGGCGGCACGACGTCACGCGCAGCCTATACGGTCTCGGGTGAAGGGGGGCAGACCTTCTCGATTTCGGTGCCCGCCAGCTTCTCCATGACCGGTACGCCCGGCGGCACGATCACCGTCACGCTGACGCCGAGTGCCGCAACAGGCACATTGTCCAGCTCCATCGGCACGGCTGGCACCGCGACCTTCGGCGTCGGCGGTAGCTTCTCCCTGCCCAATACGCAGGCCTCTGGCAATTACTCGGGCACCTTCACGGCGACCGTCGCCTACAACTGA
- a CDS encoding LysR family transcriptional regulator, producing MDTLLNMRAFLAVVECGSLAAAARKLNIAPSVMSKRIGRLEDELGAVLFVRTPRKAELTAFGERQLPRVRALVRQTDDVVAGARRSRQALDGHLRIKCPTTVASSYFGRFFADFVQSHVGVSIDLMLVDRSVNPIEEGFDLAIGAMAASYAGVMDVPLCEHPMVICAAPSYLARRGHPKHPRELVEHDCLNSQSIGGTWVFESESGDLAVDVSSRFAVNTAIVLRDAALRGAGIVMLSEFVSREAVRAGRLVQLLPDFPVKSLWLKALVPNVKMSLPLVQALIEDLLAFTQPVAPWDRADPAN from the coding sequence ATGGATACGCTGCTCAACATGCGCGCCTTTCTGGCCGTGGTTGAATGCGGCAGTCTCGCTGCTGCCGCGCGCAAGCTCAATATCGCGCCGTCGGTCATGTCCAAGCGGATCGGGCGGCTGGAGGATGAACTGGGCGCGGTGCTGTTCGTCAGGACGCCGCGCAAGGCCGAGCTGACGGCCTTTGGCGAGCGCCAATTGCCGCGCGTCCGCGCGCTGGTGCGCCAGACCGACGATGTCGTCGCCGGCGCGCGTCGATCCCGCCAGGCGCTGGACGGGCACCTGCGGATCAAGTGCCCGACCACGGTGGCCAGCAGCTATTTCGGGCGCTTCTTCGCGGATTTCGTGCAGAGCCATGTCGGCGTCAGCATCGATCTCATGCTGGTCGATCGGTCCGTGAACCCCATCGAGGAGGGCTTCGATCTGGCGATCGGCGCCATGGCCGCTTCTTATGCCGGGGTGATGGATGTTCCCCTGTGCGAGCATCCGATGGTGATCTGCGCCGCGCCGTCCTATCTGGCCCGGCGGGGGCACCCCAAGCATCCGCGCGAGCTGGTCGAGCATGATTGCCTCAACTCGCAGTCGATCGGGGGGACCTGGGTCTTCGAAAGCGAGTCAGGCGATCTGGCGGTCGATGTCAGTTCGCGCTTTGCGGTCAACACCGCCATCGTCCTGCGCGATGCCGCTCTGAGGGGCGCGGGGATCGTCATGCTGAGCGAGTTCGTCTCGCGCGAGGCCGTGCGCGCTGGCCGGCTGGTGCAACTGCTGCCGGACTTTCCAGTCAAATCTCTCTGGCTCAAAGCGCTGGTTCCCAATGTCAAAATGAGCCTGCCGCTGGTGCAGGCGCTGATCGAAGATCTCCTCGCCTTCACCCAGCCCGTGGCGCCCTGGGACCGGGCGGACCCGGCCAACTGA
- a CDS encoding MIP/aquaporin family protein, protein MSPGKAFIGELISECIAVFIIITIGCSAAAMYFLYDPSPYSTAYFGVCITWGLAVTIAIYVTGAVSGTHANPAVTLALMIYRGFPGRKVVPFWLAQIFGAFLGAAVVYMMFSPVIDAFNATQGVERAAGGGAGVFFTAPGAHITPIRAFFNEIVLTGFLLLGIFAITEEYNTQAPEANSSALIIGLLVAMIGGGAGYLEGWPINPARDLGPRIFGYLAGWGESAFPGPGNYWWVPIAGPFCGGVLGASVYHWLIRPFLPARHKRALQETIPAEADAAN, encoded by the coding sequence ATGTCACCGGGGAAGGCATTTATTGGAGAACTGATCTCCGAATGCATTGCAGTGTTCATCATCATCACCATCGGCTGTTCTGCCGCCGCGATGTATTTTCTCTATGATCCAAGCCCTTACAGCACAGCCTATTTCGGGGTGTGCATCACCTGGGGCCTTGCCGTCACCATCGCCATCTATGTGACGGGCGCAGTCTCCGGCACGCACGCCAACCCGGCAGTCACGCTTGCGCTCATGATCTATCGGGGCTTCCCCGGGCGCAAGGTCGTGCCATTCTGGCTGGCGCAGATCTTCGGCGCATTTCTGGGTGCCGCGGTGGTCTATATGATGTTCTCACCGGTGATCGACGCGTTCAACGCCACCCAGGGCGTGGAGCGGGCGGCCGGTGGCGGCGCCGGTGTGTTCTTCACCGCACCAGGCGCGCACATCACCCCCATCCGGGCATTCTTCAACGAGATCGTGCTGACCGGCTTCCTGCTGCTCGGCATCTTCGCGATCACCGAGGAATATAACACGCAGGCGCCCGAGGCCAATTCGAGCGCGCTCATCATCGGCCTGCTGGTTGCCATGATCGGCGGCGGCGCGGGATATCTGGAAGGGTGGCCGATCAACCCCGCGCGCGACCTTGGCCCCCGCATTTTTGGCTATCTGGCGGGCTGGGGCGAATCCGCCTTCCCCGGGCCGGGCAATTACTGGTGGGTGCCCATCGCCGGCCCGTTCTGCGGCGGCGTGCTGGGCGCCAGCGTCTATCATTGGCTGATCCGGCCGTTCCTGCCCGCACGCCACAAGCGCGCCCTGCAGGAGACGATCCCCGCCGAGGCAGACGCGGCCAACTGA
- a CDS encoding FAD-dependent oxidoreductase — protein sequence MDRPKVQEVRQSEDRFLASDVFETGGRVLPRANGTGTWVEPAREIPVYHSCDVLVVGGGPSGTAAAWAAAQAGADVVLMERYNHLGGLSTGGLVIWIDRMTDWTGRQVIQGFANDVLGRLPAAGLAGPPRADWGSRDPKKASYWGQRTAAFHGTVCWSPTLDPERLKLISQEMLLAAGVRLVFHSWAAVPMVADGKVEGVVFESKAGRQALRAKVVVDTTGDGDIFARAGAEFDTDIEEGDVHHSANTGFMLGGVDMDRWLAFRANEPEQYAEFAKLGRERLGFFQPPYVSWRNDIALFLGPRQSGLSALDVDDQTELEIRSHRFMQTHCEFFLEHAPGFEQCYMLQSGSQLGVRHTRRLAGMGKILRSQWADGIALPDEVGVSPSVSLKYPVISVPYGALVPRKLDGLLAGGKHISCDANSHGFMREIPQCWLTGQAAGAAAALSVNAGVQPRALDVASLQAELRRQGVFLHDQPGEMSQTAQAASRQA from the coding sequence ATGGACAGACCTAAAGTTCAGGAAGTTCGCCAGTCGGAGGATCGTTTTCTGGCCTCTGACGTGTTCGAGACGGGTGGTCGGGTGCTGCCGCGGGCCAATGGCACGGGGACCTGGGTCGAGCCCGCGCGCGAGATTCCGGTGTATCACAGCTGCGACGTGCTGGTGGTCGGCGGCGGGCCTTCGGGCACGGCGGCGGCCTGGGCGGCGGCGCAGGCCGGGGCCGATGTGGTGCTGATGGAGCGCTATAATCATCTGGGCGGTCTTTCCACGGGCGGCCTCGTCATCTGGATCGATCGGATGACCGACTGGACCGGTCGCCAGGTCATCCAGGGCTTTGCCAATGATGTGCTTGGGCGCCTGCCCGCCGCGGGCCTTGCCGGGCCGCCGCGCGCCGACTGGGGCTCGCGCGATCCCAAGAAGGCGAGCTACTGGGGCCAGCGCACTGCGGCCTTCCACGGCACGGTCTGCTGGTCGCCAACGCTCGATCCCGAGCGGTTGAAGCTGATCAGCCAGGAGATGCTGCTGGCAGCCGGCGTGCGGCTGGTGTTCCACAGCTGGGCAGCAGTGCCGATGGTTGCCGATGGCAAGGTCGAGGGTGTGGTGTTCGAATCCAAGGCCGGGCGTCAGGCGCTGCGTGCCAAGGTGGTGGTCGATACCACCGGCGATGGCGACATCTTCGCGCGGGCGGGGGCCGAGTTCGATACCGATATCGAGGAAGGCGACGTCCATCACAGCGCCAATACCGGCTTCATGCTGGGCGGTGTGGACATGGACCGCTGGCTGGCCTTCCGCGCCAATGAGCCCGAGCAATATGCCGAGTTCGCCAAGCTCGGCCGTGAGCGGCTCGGCTTCTTCCAGCCGCCTTATGTCTCCTGGCGCAACGACATCGCGCTGTTCCTCGGCCCGCGCCAATCCGGCCTGTCCGCGCTGGATGTGGATGACCAGACCGAGTTGGAGATCCGCTCGCACCGCTTCATGCAGACGCATTGCGAGTTCTTCCTCGAACATGCGCCGGGCTTCGAGCAATGCTATATGCTGCAGAGCGGCTCGCAGCTTGGCGTGCGGCACACAAGGCGTCTGGCCGGCATGGGCAAGATCCTGCGCAGCCAGTGGGCCGACGGCATTGCGCTCCCGGACGAGGTTGGCGTCAGCCCTTCGGTCAGCCTCAAATATCCGGTGATCTCGGTGCCCTATGGCGCGCTGGTGCCGCGCAAGCTCGATGGCTTGCTGGCAGGCGGCAAGCACATCAGCTGCGATGCCAACTCGCATGGCTTCATGCGCGAGATCCCGCAATGCTGGCTGACCGGCCAGGCCGCTGGCGCCGCAGCCGCGCTCAGCGTGAACGCCGGCGTCCAGCCGCGCGCGCTGGATGTGGCCAGCCTGCAGGCAGAGTTGCGCAGGCAGGGCGTGTTCCTGCATGACCAGCCCGGTGAGATGAGCCAGACAGCGCAGGCAGCCAGCCGGCAGGCCTGA
- the glpK gene encoding glycerol kinase GlpK: MAQPPYILAIDQGTTSTRCILFDAAANPVATTQREFKQHYPNLGWVEHDPEDIWTDTVAMMQDVVAKADVDVADVAAIGITNQRETVVVWDRATGKPIHNAIVWQDRRTADECARLKDSGAEEMVTAKTGLLIDPYFSATKAAWILDNVAGARAAAERGELAFGTIDSFLLWRLTGGAVHATDPTNAGRTLLFNIMDQAWDKELLSLFRVPAAMLPEVRDNSCIFGQCDADILGKAIPVAGMIGDQQSALFGQGCFRTGMAKSTYGTGCFALMNIGTEPVLSKTRMLTTPAYRLAGTTTYALEGSIFVAGAAVKWLRDGLKIITHASETDGMATRVPDSHGVYMVPAFVGLGAPYWDPHARGLICGLTLDATDAHLARAALESVAYQTMDLIDAMKADVGEGETALRVDGGMAVNDWLCQFLSDVLVAPVERPAIVETTALGAAFMAGLATGVWSGLDDLDRIWTRERRFEPKMPEATRSAAVDGWRKAVERAIS, from the coding sequence ATGGCCCAGCCACCTTATATTCTCGCGATCGACCAGGGCACGACCTCGACGCGGTGCATCCTGTTCGATGCCGCCGCCAATCCGGTCGCCACGACGCAGCGCGAATTCAAGCAGCATTATCCCAATCTCGGCTGGGTGGAGCATGATCCGGAGGACATCTGGACCGACACCGTCGCCATGATGCAGGATGTGGTGGCCAAGGCCGACGTCGATGTCGCGGATGTCGCCGCGATCGGCATCACCAACCAGCGGGAGACCGTCGTGGTGTGGGACCGGGCGACCGGCAAGCCAATTCACAACGCGATCGTCTGGCAGGACCGACGGACCGCCGATGAATGCGCGCGGTTGAAGGACAGCGGCGCCGAAGAGATGGTCACAGCGAAGACCGGACTGCTGATCGACCCCTATTTCTCGGCGACCAAGGCCGCGTGGATATTGGACAATGTCGCGGGCGCCCGCGCTGCCGCCGAGCGCGGCGAGCTGGCCTTCGGTACGATCGACAGCTTCCTGCTCTGGCGGCTGACGGGCGGCGCGGTCCACGCAACCGACCCGACCAATGCAGGCCGCACCCTGCTGTTCAACATCATGGACCAGGCCTGGGACAAGGAGTTGCTCAGCCTCTTCCGCGTGCCCGCCGCGATGCTGCCGGAGGTTCGGGACAATAGCTGCATCTTCGGCCAGTGCGATGCCGACATTCTCGGCAAGGCCATCCCGGTCGCGGGGATGATCGGCGATCAGCAGTCCGCGCTCTTCGGTCAGGGCTGCTTCCGCACCGGCATGGCGAAATCAACCTATGGCACAGGCTGCTTCGCGCTCATGAACATCGGCACGGAGCCCGTGCTCTCGAAAACGCGCATGCTCACCACCCCGGCCTATCGCTTGGCCGGAACGACGACCTATGCGCTCGAAGGCTCGATCTTCGTCGCCGGCGCGGCGGTCAAATGGCTGCGCGATGGGCTCAAGATCATCACCCATGCCTCGGAAACCGACGGCATGGCCACCCGCGTGCCGGACAGTCATGGCGTCTATATGGTGCCTGCCTTTGTCGGCCTGGGCGCGCCATATTGGGATCCGCACGCGCGGGGGCTGATCTGCGGCCTCACGCTGGATGCGACGGACGCGCACCTGGCCCGCGCCGCGCTGGAATCCGTCGCCTATCAGACCATGGACCTGATCGACGCCATGAAGGCCGATGTCGGCGAAGGCGAAACCGCCTTGCGCGTCGATGGCGGCATGGCGGTCAATGACTGGCTCTGCCAGTTCCTCTCCGACGTGCTGGTCGCGCCGGTCGAGCGGCCCGCCATTGTCGAGACGACGGCACTGGGCGCGGCATTCATGGCCGGGCTGGCGACCGGCGTCTGGAGCGGTCTGGATGACCTCGACCGGATCTGGACCCGCGAGCGGCGCTTCGAGCCGAAGATGCCGGAAGCGACCCGATCGGCCGCGGTCGATGGTTGGCGAAAGGCGGTCGAACGCGCCATTTCCTGA
- a CDS encoding FAD-dependent monooxygenase encodes MSDILIVGGSLAGLMTGLALSRHGFSITLLERSTDTDRTGAALQVGYGLLEQLTGRPHATGALATGVQAWQSVYRGLRAAADGAGIVVLQNACVEATGEAEDRAWARTADGRRFDGKVLVGADGYQSVVRRQVSPERPDAVFAEYLAWVGFAEESALSVRYPPNLEFLESGPYVLLGFPLTAADGSPERGHRRVGWGWYDAGHNAILRSTGAVEGPLVRHSLRPNDMPDALFDELAALARRHWPSPWRDAILECIARKAVLGTPVVEYYPDRLVAGRMCLVGDAAHVCTPMTGNGFATAAQDALTLARCLDPAALRTDPNAALMRYEASRLPEVRRLARSGQQISQNFVRSAG; translated from the coding sequence ATGAGCGACATTCTGATCGTCGGCGGCTCGCTTGCCGGCCTCATGACCGGCCTCGCACTGTCGCGGCATGGCTTCTCGATCACGCTCCTGGAGCGCTCGACCGATACCGACCGCACCGGGGCCGCGCTGCAGGTCGGCTATGGCTTGCTCGAGCAGTTGACTGGGCGTCCTCACGCTACGGGCGCGCTCGCGACGGGCGTCCAGGCATGGCAATCGGTCTATCGCGGTCTGCGCGCAGCGGCGGACGGGGCGGGCATTGTGGTCCTGCAGAACGCCTGTGTGGAAGCGACGGGAGAGGCGGAGGATCGGGCCTGGGCAAGGACCGCCGATGGTCGGCGGTTCGACGGCAAGGTGCTGGTCGGCGCGGACGGCTATCAGAGCGTCGTGCGGCGGCAGGTCAGTCCGGAGCGCCCGGATGCCGTCTTCGCGGAGTATCTGGCCTGGGTCGGCTTTGCCGAAGAGTCGGCGTTGTCTGTCCGCTATCCGCCCAATCTGGAGTTTCTCGAATCCGGGCCCTATGTGCTTCTCGGCTTTCCGCTGACAGCCGCCGATGGCAGTCCGGAGCGGGGCCACCGCCGGGTCGGCTGGGGCTGGTACGACGCCGGACATAACGCAATCCTCCGCAGCACAGGGGCGGTCGAGGGCCCGCTGGTGCGGCATTCGCTGCGCCCCAATGACATGCCGGATGCGCTGTTCGACGAGCTGGCCGCCTTGGCGCGCCGGCACTGGCCATCGCCTTGGCGCGACGCGATCCTGGAATGCATCGCCCGCAAAGCGGTGCTCGGCACACCGGTCGTGGAATATTATCCCGATCGGCTCGTCGCCGGCCGCATGTGTCTGGTTGGCGACGCTGCCCATGTCTGCACGCCGATGACGGGCAATGGCTTTGCAACCGCCGCGCAAGATGCTCTCACCCTCGCGCGCTGCCTCGACCCGGCGGCCTTGCGGACCGACCCGAATGCCGCGCTCATGCGATATGAAGCGTCTCGGCTGCCCGAGGTGCGCAGACTGGCCCGGTCCGGCCAGCAGATCAGCCAGAACTTCGTGCGCTCTGCCGGTTGA
- the glpD gene encoding glycerol-3-phosphate dehydrogenase, whose amino-acid sequence MDIAYDVLVVGGGINGAAIARDAAGRGARVMLVEQDDLAAHTSSASTKLIHGGLRYLEQYEFRLVAKALAERERLMRAAPHLIRPLEFVLPHDRGMRPMWMMRIGLFLYDRLGGRSSLPHSRAIRLAGDGYGSAIQSRFGRGYVYADCWGDDSRLVVANAQCAAEHGATILTHTKCLAAQRDQHGWRVSLQGTDGTPFVATAHVLVNATGSWAADFLPERAGVAGAGTLRLIKGSHIVTRKLYEGDHAYILQNPDKRIVFAIPYENDFTLIGTTDVEWQGAPDVVKIDAAETDYLCDSVNRWFTTQITPQDVMWSFAGVRPLYDDATTNASEISRDYVLSLDHAGGAAPVMSVFGGKITTHRALAEEVMDKLARHLPSLRPAWTATAPLPGGDLSARGLDGLIADLRKKVGFLSETTIRRLAESYGARIFKLLADVKTAEDLGQHFGAGLTQVEVDYLIAHEWARSVDDIVWRRSKLGLHMRKEEVVALEAYLADHARLDVNAVG is encoded by the coding sequence ATGGATATTGCGTATGATGTTCTGGTCGTTGGGGGAGGTATAAACGGCGCTGCGATTGCGCGCGATGCGGCGGGTCGTGGCGCGCGTGTCATGCTCGTCGAGCAGGACGATCTCGCCGCGCACACCTCCTCCGCCAGCACCAAGCTCATTCATGGCGGGCTGCGCTATCTCGAGCAATATGAGTTCCGGCTGGTCGCCAAGGCCCTGGCGGAGCGGGAACGGCTCATGCGTGCGGCGCCGCATCTCATCCGCCCGCTCGAGTTCGTTTTGCCCCATGATCGCGGCATGCGCCCCATGTGGATGATGCGCATCGGCCTGTTCCTTTATGATCGGCTGGGCGGGCGCAGCAGCCTGCCCCACTCGCGGGCGATCAGGCTGGCCGGGGATGGCTATGGCAGCGCCATTCAATCTCGATTTGGCCGCGGCTATGTCTATGCCGATTGCTGGGGCGACGACAGCCGCCTCGTCGTCGCCAACGCGCAGTGTGCCGCCGAGCATGGCGCGACGATCCTCACCCACACAAAATGCCTCGCCGCACAAAGGGATCAGCATGGCTGGCGCGTGTCCTTGCAGGGCACTGACGGCACGCCGTTCGTCGCAACGGCGCATGTGCTCGTCAATGCCACCGGCTCCTGGGCCGCTGACTTCCTGCCCGAGCGGGCCGGCGTTGCGGGCGCGGGCACATTGCGGCTGATCAAGGGCAGCCACATCGTCACCCGCAAGCTGTATGAGGGCGACCACGCCTATATCCTGCAGAATCCGGACAAGCGCATCGTCTTTGCCATTCCCTATGAAAACGACTTCACGCTGATCGGCACGACGGATGTGGAGTGGCAGGGAGCGCCGGACGTCGTGAAGATCGATGCGGCGGAAACGGATTATCTCTGCGACTCCGTCAACCGCTGGTTCACCACGCAGATCACGCCGCAGGATGTGATGTGGAGTTTTGCCGGCGTGCGCCCGCTCTATGACGACGCGACGACCAACGCGTCCGAGATCAGTCGCGACTACGTCCTCTCGCTGGATCATGCCGGGGGCGCGGCGCCGGTGATGAGCGTTTTTGGCGGCAAGATCACCACGCACCGCGCGCTGGCCGAAGAGGTGATGGACAAGCTCGCCCGGCACCTCCCGAGCCTGCGACCGGCCTGGACGGCCACCGCTCCGCTGCCCGGCGGCGACCTGAGCGCGCGAGGGCTGGACGGCCTCATTGCCGACCTGCGGAAGAAGGTCGGTTTTCTGAGCGAAACCACCATCCGCCGCCTGGCGGAGAGCTATGGCGCGCGCATCTTCAAGCTGCTCGCGGACGTGAAGACGGCGGAGGACCTCGGCCAGCATTTCGGCGCCGGGCTCACGCAAGTCGAAGTGGATTATCTTATCGCACATGAATGGGCACGCTCGGTCGACGATATTGTCTGGCGTCGATCGAAACTTGGCCTGCATATGCGCAAGGAAGAGGTGGTGGCGCTGGAAGCCTATCTCGCGGATCATGCGAGGTTGGACGTCAACGCCGTCGGATAA
- a CDS encoding DeoR/GlpR family DNA-binding transcription regulator, which produces MTSASNTRHRQILDLARRNGKVTVEDLVGRMNVTPQTIRKDLNDLCERGYLSRVHGGAILGSGVENLEYEARRRLSVAEKKAIGKEAAARIPDGASLFINIGTTTEEVARALAGRSNLMVLTNNLNVVDILCRNSAIDLIVVGGRVRHADRAAVGPTAVDFIRNFKVDFAVIGASAIDEDGSLLDFDLNEVQVSHAIVENSRSVILVADSSKLTRSAPVRIGHISAVDILVTDYLDSPELAAVCAEHNVEVVNAMPESATTE; this is translated from the coding sequence ATGACGAGCGCATCCAACACCCGCCACCGCCAGATTCTGGATCTGGCGCGCCGCAACGGCAAGGTGACGGTGGAGGATCTCGTCGGCCGCATGAATGTGACGCCCCAAACCATTCGCAAGGATCTCAACGATCTGTGCGAGCGCGGTTATCTGTCGCGCGTGCATGGCGGCGCCATTCTCGGCTCGGGCGTCGAGAACCTGGAATATGAGGCCCGCCGCCGCCTGTCCGTGGCCGAGAAAAAGGCAATCGGCAAGGAGGCTGCGGCCCGCATTCCCGATGGCGCCTCCCTGTTCATCAATATCGGCACCACGACCGAGGAAGTCGCGCGGGCGCTCGCCGGCCGCAGCAATCTGATGGTCCTCACCAACAATCTGAACGTGGTCGATATCCTCTGCCGTAACAGCGCGATCGACCTGATCGTCGTCGGCGGGCGGGTACGTCATGCCGATCGGGCCGCGGTCGGCCCCACTGCGGTCGATTTCATTCGGAACTTCAAGGTCGATTTCGCGGTCATCGGCGCGTCCGCCATCGATGAGGATGGCTCGTTGCTGGATTTCGACCTGAACGAGGTGCAGGTCTCACACGCCATCGTCGAAAACTCGCGCTCCGTGATTCTCGTCGCGGACAGCAGCAAGCTTACCCGCAGCGCCCCGGTCCGCATCGGCCACATCAGCGCCGTCGACATATTGGTGACCGACTATCTCGACAGCCCGGAACTCGCCGCAGTCTGCGCCGAGCATAATGTCGAGGTCGTCAACGCAATGCCCGAAAGCGCCACGACGGAATAA